TACGCCTATACGGGCGAACAGTTGGAATCCATGGCGGAAGGCGATTTCGAGTCAGCGGTCATCAAGGGGAGTGTGTTCGCACGAATTGAGCCGCATACAAAGCAGAGGATCGTCCATGCCCTTCAACATCAGGGGGAATATGTGGCGATGGTGGGTGATGGGGTCAACGATGTGCCTGCGCTCAAGGCCTCAAATCTGGCGATCGTCATGAACGATGGCACTCAAATCAGCAAAGACGTTGCGGATATCGTGTTGCTCAATAATGCGATGTCCACACTGCCGCGCGCGTTCTTCGAAGGACGCGAAATTACCCAGACGATCTTCGGCACGACCAAGATGTTCATGGCCCGCAACATCTACAACATCCTGTTGTTCGTATTCGTGGGCTTCATGTTCCTCCCCTTCCCCATTACACCCGTACAGATGAGCTGGGCGTCATTCGGCACAGTGAATATGCCTGCAACGTTCATCGCGTTTGGAATCATCCGTCCGAAGTTCATCAAGGATTTCAGGCGGGATGTCGTCGACTACCTGGTCGTCTGCGGGGTAATCGGCTCGGTCATATTGACAATTCTTTTCGCGCTGACCTACGCCATGACGGACCAGAATCTGAATGTTGCTCGGGGTATCCTGACTCAGTTCATCTGCCTGTTTGGTGTCCTGATTGTCTGGAATGTTCAGGGTGTCGATGTCGCAGAACCGGCGACATTCCGCAAACACTGGCGGGTGGTGGTCATCAGCACGGTCGCCGGACTGCTCACCATGGTTTCGTTCTATATCCTGCCGGAGCTGTTCCGGTACACGGCCCCCAACCCAAATACTCCGGGCGGGATGGGAGCCATCGTCCTCTGTGCCACGTTATTCCCGCTGACGATGATTCTGATGAGCCGCGGAATGCGCTACCGTGGGCCGGTCAACCGGCTGTGGAGTCTGTTCGGCATTCCCAACCCTGACGAAACCCCACAAAGGTCGGTAGAAACGCTCAAGGCGGCGACCGAGGTGTATCGCAAGACGAAAGAAATACGCGTGGTTCGGATCGACGGACAGAGCAATGACTAACCAGCGTGATATTGACGCGGCACTCTACGACCTTCAGCACGGGAATACAGAAAAAGCGCGGGAACGCCTGAGGATCATTGTCCGCACCCCGTCAAACCCGCGCGAGTGGCGCGCGCAGGCGTGGATCACGCTGGCGGACTCCTTCTTTACGTCCGCGGAGAAGCGCGCCTGCCTGACGATGGCGATGGAGCTCGACCCGCAGAACCCGGATGCTTACAAGCGTCTTGGGCGATTGGCGATGCCGCCGCCGCCGGGGATGGCGCCTCCTAAGCCGACCGCGCCGCTGGTGGCTTCCTTGCGGGCCTCGAAATCGGTGCTTGCGGGGTATTTTCCCACAATTGGGGTTTTCGACGGACCGAATGGGGCGGGAACGGGTTTCTTCGTGACTCCCAGCGGCCTGGTGGCAACCACCCGCAACGTCATCGGCGGTTGTCTCACCGTCACGCTTGAGCTTGCGCCCGGCCAGCGTGCGCAGGGAACTGTGGTCTGGTCGTCGGCGGTGCTCGACCTTGCGCTCATTGACACCCCATATACGGTCGGATCGCTGCTCAATCTGGCACCATCGGTCGCGGTGCTTCCGGACCAATACCTGACTGCGCATACTTACGCACAGTCGCCGATTCACGGCCGTGGACGGCCGTATACCCAACAAATGCCAGAAGGCTGGTTCGCCACCGATATGGAAGCGGTTTGGGACGCAGGCGGTGGGCCGATCACCAACAAGGACAACGCAGTGGTCGGGATGCTGACGCGGAACTGCACGAGAAAATCACCGGCTGTATTCGGTCTCTCGCTAGGGGTCATTCAGGCGCAGGCACAGCGCGCCGAGAGCCGGCTCTCGGATGCGTTGCCGAGGCGTTACTGTCCTAGCTGTGGCCAGACCGCCTGGGGCGAACTCAACGCGGTCTACTGCCACCACTGCGGGGCATCATTCAGCGAAGATTGGATGCGCTGAGGCGAAGCATGCCGCAGCGTGCATGTCCTCGGATGCGGAAACGCCAACCAGATCAGGCGGTGCCGCTCCCAGAACCGTGTGATGCGCGTCCATGAAACGGCGTGGAATGGAGCACGGATTGGGTCGCTTGGGCATGGAGTGCTAAACTCGGTATAATCATTAATTGCTAGTCTATGCGGTGGTAAAGGGAAGTCGCCATGAAAAAGGCTTCAGCCGTTACATTGACCTTCGTCATTGTGTTGCTCATTGCCTCCACACTGCCGGGGTACGCGCAAGCGACCACATATGTCGTTCAGCCGGGTGATACACTTGCCATCATTGCCGGCAAGTACAACACATCCGCGAGCGCAATTGCGGCGGCAAACAATTTGTCGAACTGGAACTTGATCTACGCCGGTTCGACCCTGATCATTCCATCCGCGAATACTGGCGGAACGGGAACGCAACCTTCAAGCAACCTTATACGGTATATCGTAAAGAGCGGCGATACGCTGAGTCAGATCGCCGTGAATTACAACACCTCGGTGCAGGCCATCAAGAATGCGAACGGGTTCACCAGCAGCTATATCTATCCTAACCAGGGGATCTGGGTACCGGTCGGCGTCTATGTGCCGCCCGCGAATAAACCACCCACCTACCCCAGCGGTCAATACTATTGGGTACAGCCCGGGGATAATCTATTTGCGATTGGACTGCGGTTCGGCGTGAACATTTATCGAATCGCGGAAGCGAACGGTATTCTGAACTTGAACCGCATTTATGCGGGCGTACCGCTTCTCATCCCGCGGTAGTATGAAATTCATTGAGGAGGCCCGCGTCCAGCAACACTCTATGGTCGTGCGCCATTGCGTTGAGGAAGGGGCCGTGCGCGCCTCATGATTAGCCTGTACGATCTGCTTCAAGCAGGGAATGGTCAACTGTACGGACAGCCGGTGGCGCAGATCTTCACCGGCATTTGTCTTGGGCCGCAGCCTGCAGATAAGAACCAGCTGTTTGTGGCAACGGTTACGCCCAACGGAGATACGCACCGTTTCATAGAGCGTGCGATCGCCAACGGCGTCACGGGGGTACTGTGCAGCCGCGTACCGGACTGCGACACGTCGGCTGTGACGGTGATCATCGTGCGCGACACGCAGAACGCACTGATGGCATGGGCGAAATTCATCCTGAAGCGCTATCAGCCAGAAATCATCGCCGTTGGCGGGTCCTCCGGGAAGTCGACGACTGCCCATGTCCTGCAACATGTTTTGAGCACACGCTTTCAAGTTCATGACAATGTCGGAATCGAGGTCGAGAACCGGAATTCACTGCCAGTCAGCCTTGCCAGCCTCATGCCGGAACAGCGATACAGTGTAATGCGGTTTCCGATCACGCAGCCGGGGGAAATTGAGTCAATCCTGGGCGTGATGCAGCCGACGGTCAGCATCCTGACGAACATCCACCATGCGCATCTGGAAGCGTACGAGTCGATTGAACGCGTGGCCGAGGATCAGGGGCGGCTGCTGCACGCCCTTGGACAGGGTGGGCTGGCGGTGGTCAACGCCGACGATGAATACGTGCGGATTGCGCGGGGTATGACAACGGCGAAGACGGTCAGCGTGAGCATCGACAACTTCGGCAACGATTTCATGGCGTATAACGTAATCGTCGGCGTGCAGGGTACCGGTTTCGATATCCTGCACAACGGTAAGCGATACCTTGGATGCTGGAGCCCGCTGCTAGGCCGGCACAATCTCTATCCGGTCCTCTTCGCGCTGGCAACCGCGGTTGTCCACGGGGGCATGCGCGTGGAAGAAGTCCTTCAGGCTATCACTACGCTTGAGACGCTTCCGGGCCGCATGAAGGCTTTCGTGGGTCTTAATAATTCGCTCGTCGTCGATGATACGCACAGCTCAAATACTGAGTCGATGATGGCGGCGCTCGACTGGCTGGCCGCGGTCCGCGACTCGCGACAGAATGCCATCGCTATTCTAGGTGAGTTTGACGCGCATGGTGACTACGCGCAGTATGGTCCGCGGCTCGTCGGCCAAAAGACATTCCAGTCCTCAAACGTGTTGATTACACAGGGCGCAGGGGCAACCGTCATTGGACGAGCGGCTCACGAATGGGGCATGAACCAGCAAGACATCCACAATGGATATGGCACGGTTGGCGTGCTAAACACGCTGTTCGGGCGTTATGGCCTAACCTCAAACGATGTTCTGCTCGTCAAAGGCGGCCCCGAAGACGAGATGGGTCAGCTCCTTGAGGGACTCGTGAAGCAGGAAATGGCGCGGACCACCAGCGTCCGCCGCGCGCTTATCCGGCGCACAGTAGGAACCGGGCGTCCAACCTGGATCGAAGTCGATGCAGGCGCGATTGCCAACAACGTGCGACTCGTCAAGCAGATGATTGGCGCGAATGTCACGTTAATGGCGGTGGTCAAGGCCGATGGGTATGGACACGGCGCTTCGCTGGTGGCGCAGACCGCGCTGGCGAACGGCGCCGAGTATCTGGGCGTGGCGAACGTCAACGAAGCAATAGAACTGCGCACGGCAGGGGTCATTGCGCCGATCCTGATCCTGAGCTACACACCTTACGACTGCGTGCGACTGGCGATCCAGCATAACCTGACGCTTTCGCTTTACGACACCGAGCTGGCGCAAGCCTACGACCACGCCGCACGTGATGCGGGGCAACGACTTAAGGTTCACATCAAGGTCGATTCGGGGATGGGCCGGCTTGGACTGCTGCCGCACGAGTCGATGGCACTGTTCCGACAGTTCCGCAGCCTACCCTATCTCGAAATCGAAGGTATCTATACACACTTCTCGACTTCGGACAGTGATCAGGTACATGTGGCCGAGCAGATGGTCAAGTTCCGCGATGTGGTGAGGCCGCTGCGGGCTGCCGGGTTTGACATCAAGTATGTACACGCCGCAAACAGCGCGGGAACACTGACATCTGCGGACCATCACTTCTCGATGGTTCGGGTCGGAATAGCTATTTATGGGCAGAACCCGTCCTCGCAAGTGACCCTGCCGGTCGGATTTCAGCCAGCCATGACCTGGAAAGCGACTGTCGCGCAAGTGCGAACCCTGCCCAAAGGTCATCCGGTGGGCTATGGCAACACTTACGTGACACCGCGCGAGGAACGGATAGCAGTGCTGGCTGTGGGCTATGCCGATGGTTATCGCAGACAGCACAACGACGGTGAAGTCCTGATTCACGGTAAGCGAGCGCCAATCCTGGGCCGGGTCAGCATGGAGAAGACGGTCGTCTCGGTTGGCCATATTCCTGAAGTCGGCATTGGGGATGAAGCCGTATTGCTGGGACGGCAGGGCGACGATTACATCGGTGCGGACGAGCTGGCTGACCGGCTTGGTACGATCAACTACGAAATCCTGACCAACGCGCTGCCGAGAGTTCCACGCCGGTAGGGCTAAGGCGCTCCCGCGCGAACCGGTATCCGGCTTCCAACCCTCAGGCACAGCCCGTGGGAACCGTCGAATTGTCTCCTCGGGCAGGTTATTGAAGTTCCCAAAGAGTGATGGGTCTTGTCATGAAGGGCACAGGCACAGAAATTTGACGGGACTTAACACAAGAGTTATGATAAGTGCATTGAATTAGATTTGTGACTATTTTTCCATGTTTGCGGGAAATCGAAAGACACTTACGACACGTCATATCCGCGCCAGCAACAGATTTATGCTGCTGCAGCAGCTGCTTGCCGCCGAATCGACAAACCGACAAGAACTCAGCCGGTTGACCGGGCTGAGCCCTGCTACGGTAAACAACCTTGTCAGCGACCTCATCAAGCGGGGATTGGTGGTCGAAGTCGGCTTTGAGGAGTCACAAGGCGGGCGTCCCACTACGACTTTCTCGATTAACCCCAAGTATGGGACGTGCATCGGAATCGACTGCTCGGAGACGTATCTGCACTTCGAGCTGTTTGATCTGCAGCTACGAAACCTTGCCACGCACGAAATCGAAATCACGCAGAAGCACAACCGGCCCGAGCACATCGTCGCCTATATTGCCGATGGGCTGGAGACTCTGCTCGCCCAAAACTGCACGCCAAGCCATTCGGTGGTCGGTGTAGGGGTCAGCATTCCGGGGCCATTCGAACACAACACTGGCGTATCCGTCTTTGCGCCGTACTGGGGGTGGCGAGACGTCCCTATCCAGAGACTACTGGAGAAGTCGGTCAAATTCCCGTTATATCTCGACAATCCGTTGAAGTTCAACGCCATCGCGGAGCAGTGGCTCGGAGCGGGACGCGGCATAGAGAACTTCGTAAGCGTGTTCCTTGGCACAGGCGTAGGGGCCGGCATTGTAATCGACGGAGCGCTGTTCCGTGGATCAAGCAACAGTGCAGGCGAATGGGGACATACACCCTTCGTGTACAACGGCCGGCGCTGCCGGTGCGGCAGCAGAGGATGCCTTGAGGCTTATATCGGAGCACCTGGGCTGATTCAGAGCCTGCGCGAAACCGCCCCCGACAGTCCATATCTTGAGGATACGCACCACTCCGAGACCATTCGGGGACTCATCGACGGGTATATACGGGGCGACCCGGTAGCCCAGGAGGTGTGCAGCGAGTACGCACAGATGGTGGGTGCGGGACTTGCCACGCTGGTGAACATTATCAACCCTGAACTGATCGTACTGGGATCGTGGCTGGCCAAACAGATTGGCCCGCACATCCTTTCAGAGGTTCAGGAGGTTGTTGCACGATACGCGCTCGCAAAGTCCGCGCGGGCAACACGAATCGTTATCAGCCAGTTTGAGCGAAGCGCCGTAAGCATCGGCGGCGCTGCGGTAGCGCTGGAGAAATTTCTAGACGATGCCATGGTCGCGGAAGCATAGTTGTGGAACTCGCGACCGTACCAATTCTCAGAAGCTAACCGTCGGGCGTTTACTGCCGCGCAGACGATAGCGGACAACCATACGGGGAACGGAGGATGCGCTCAAAAGAAAGAGAATTCAACCAGCACACCCATTTTCGTTAATGACTTAAGAGGAGTACCCCCTATGTCTCGCTTCAAGAGTCTACTGTTTGCCGCATTGTTAATCGCGGTACTTGTCGTTCTCCCAACATTTGCACAGCCCAGCGTCATTACGTTCAGTTCATTTCAAAGCGACCCCGTACCGCGTGCTGTGGATGAAGCGTTGGTGGCGGACTGGAACGCCCTAAACCCTGAGACACCGGTTGAGCTGTCGACCGTCGCACACGAAGACTTCAAACAAGCGATCCGCACGTACCTCGTTGCCGATCCTGCACCCGATGTCCTGACGTGGTTCGCGGGCAACCGTGCTCGGTTCTTCATTGACCGCGACCTGATTCTCCCGTTCACCGATGCCTGGGAAGCCAATGGCTACGATGACGTCTACGGCGCAGGATTCAACGCGCTGGCGACCGTCGGTGAGGATAAGTACTTCCTGCCGACCAGCTACTACTGGTGGGCGGTGTACTATCGTCCATCGCTGTTCGAAGCAGCAGGCATCACTGAACCGGTTGAGACGTGGGACGACCTGTTGGCCGCTTGCGACTCTCTGAATGCCATCGGCGTTGCGCCGTTCACAATTGGCACCAAGTTCCGCTGGCCCGCGGCCGGTTGGTTCGATTACATCAACATGCGCACGAACGGGCCGCAGTTCCACATCGATCTGATGCTGCTGAAGGAAAGTTACACCGACGAGCGCGTCAAGCAGACATTCGCCAACTGGGCACAGCTGTTCGAACACAACTGCTTCATCGAAGATCCGGCCGCCTATGACTGGAACGAAGCGCTCGATTTCATGGCGCAGGGCGAAGCGGCGATGTACCTCATCGGCGATTTCGTGCGCAACTCCTACCCCGATGAGCTTGAAGCCGATCTCGACTTCTTCCGCTTCCCGATCATTGATCCGGAAATGCCGATCGGTGAGGATGCCCCGACTGACGGTTACTTCATCCCGAAGAACGCCGCCAACCCAGAAGGTGCGAAGAATTTCCTACTGTACCTCGGCTCGCAGGAAGTGCAGCAGGCAGCCTTTGACGAGCGCGGTTCACTCCCAACCCGTACCGATGTCGACATCAGTGGCGCAACACCGGGTGTCCAGAAAGGCATCGACCTGATCCTGTCGGCGGACTTCATCGCGCAGTTCTATGACCGCGACACCACACCGGAGATGGCCGACGCGGGCATGAACGTGATGGTCGAGTTCTGGGACGATCCGTCGCTCATCGACGACTTGCTTGAAGCGCTGGACGAGGAACGTATACGCCTTGCCGAACTGCAAGCCGCGGAAGAGTAAGACTTAAGAGAATCACGCGTGGGGGCGGGCCGGTCTCGCCCCTACCGTAAAGAGATGAGTGATTTGCAGTGGCGGACAGCAGCATGAGCGCCGTCAAAAAAGAAACAGGCAGAACAGGAGGGGTTAATGGCGGCGACAGCTCATGCAGTTGAGCAGACGGTTAAGCGGCGGAAACCCATAAACTGGACGCCTTATGCGTTCATGGGGATTCCGTTAGCGATTTACTTTATGTGGATTATCATACCTACTTTCTATACGTTCTTTTTGAGTACGACCAATTGGAACGGCATTGACTCAAATCCGGAAATTCTGACCGAGCGACTGGACGACGGCACGCGCGTTCCGGATCCGTTGGGCAACTTCGAAAGACTATTCGCGCGGCCTCCAAAGGATGCCGAAGCGTGGGGCAAACTCATCACAGGACGCAACGTCGTCACGGGCGATGTGTTCGTGGCGCTGCGCAACAATATCCTGTGGCTGCTGGCATTTATCACTGTGCCGACGGCGTTTGGGCTTGGGCTTGCGATGCTGCTCAATGGCGACATGAAGGGAGGGCGTGTCTACAAAATCATCTTTTACGCCCCCCTGGTGCTATCAGGGCCTGTGATTGGACTGATATGGGCGTGGGTATACCATCCGGCCGACGGCCTGATCAATACGATCTTGCGCGCCGCGGGTGTGGGCGATCCGCCGGGATGGCTAGGCGACCGTGGGCTGACGGCCAACTTTGCGATTCTGGTGGCGGCGGTCTGGCGGCAAGTCGGCTACGTGATGATTCTGTATCTGGCTGGCCTGAAAAATATCGACCCCAGCCTGGTTGATGCAGCGCTGGTCGATGGCGCAAGCCGATGGCAACTATTCCGCCGCGTCATTCTACCGATGCTGGCGCCTGTGACAACGATTGTGATGGTTATTTCCATCATCGACTCGCTCCGCAGCTTCGACCTTGTGCGGATCATGACCAACGGCGGCGCCGACACCCAGGTGCTGGCGAACATGATGTATGTGGAAATGGAAAAGTATGACTACGGGCTGGCGGCAGCGGTTGCGGTCGTACTCTTCCTTTTGACGCTCATGCCGATCAGTATTTACCTGTGGCGCAGTGTTAAGACCGAGCTGGAATACTAAGGGGAGATGTGAGATGGCGACTTCGACGGCTCTTCCCCCATCCACGCTGGCTCCGGCGCGGCCAGTTGAGGCGCGTGGCTACCGCATGCGCACGATTGCGACGTATTCGTTTCTGACTGTGCTGGCGGCCTTATGGCTCGTCCCGGTGCTGGCTTCCTTGCTGACGGCTGTCCGTACGATGGACGACATCACGCTTTACGGTTTCTGGACCATCCCGCGCGAGTTGTCCTTCACCAACTTCAATGAGGCATGGGCGCAGGCTCATGTGAGCACCTATCTGGGAAACAGTTTCATCATCACGATCCCGGCGCTGTTCTTCACGCTACTGCTGTCGTCGCTTACGGCGTACGCACTGGCGCGTTTTAAGTTTCGGCTGAACTTACCCATATACTTCATGTTCGTCGCTGGGACACTGCTGCCGTTCCAGATTCTGCTGCTGCCAGTGTTCCGGCTGGCGAACACGTTTGGCATATACAACACGTATTGGGCACTCATTGTCATTCACACGGCGTTTCAGATGGGATTTTGCACGTTCGTCCTGCGGAACTTTATGCGGACCGTGCCAAGCGAAATTTTCGAGGCCGCAAAGGTAGACGGCTGCAGTGAGTTCAAGATTTACTGGCGCATCATGCTGCCACTGAGTTTGCCGGCAATGGCATCACTGGCAACGCTCGAGTTTACCTGGATTTTCAATGACTATATCTGGGCAATCGTACTGGTGAGCAAGCAATCGCTGATGCCCGCGACAGCTGGCCTGGCGACGCTACGTGGTCAGTATACGACAAATTGGCCGGTCATCACCGCTGGAGCGCTGCTTTCAACAATACCTACACTGATCGTCTTTGTGTTCCTGCAGCGGTACTTTATCCAGGGTTTGACGCTCGGCAGCGGAAAATAGCCTCCAAGTAGGGCCGGTCGGAATAGAGCCTGCTGTGAAAGAACGTTAGAATATCGGTGAGAGGGACAACATGGGTTGTCCCACGTATGAGTAAGTGAGGAAAGCCCCGTGCGGAGTTCAATCGCGTTCAATGAGGGTTGGCTGTACTGCGCGCAGAAAGTCGTGGATACGCTCCCCGACAACGGCTTCGTTCCGGTTACCTTGCCCCATACAAACGTAGTCCTGCCGTACCACAATTTCCACGACGGCGAGTATCAGTTCGACTCCACGTATCGGAAACGGTTCAAACTAGACGAAAAACTGAATGGACGGCATGTCTTCGTCGACTTCGAAGGGGCGATGACCGCCGCGACGGTTTCGATCAACGGGCACAACTTCCCGGAGCATAAAGGCGGGTTCGTTCCGTTTTCGCTGGACCTCACAGAATGGCTGCACGAGGAAGGCGAAAATCTACTTACCGTCCACCTGGATTCCAGAGAACGGACAGACATCCCTCCTTTCGGCGGCACCGTCGATTATCTGGTCTTCGGTGGAATCTATCGCGAAGTAGCACTGAGGATTGTCGAGCCGGCATTTATCGAGAACGTGTTCGTCAAACCGATGAACGTGTTGAGCGATTCTCCGTATGTCGAGGTCGACGTCACTTTAACGAACCTGGGCGAAAGCGTCAGAGAACTTTCGCTGTATATGGCATTCGGCAAACTCGAAAGGATCGAAGAAGCCGAGGTGATGTCCGAGGCGCCGGTTCCTGTCACGCTTCCCGCAAAGTCGACACAGACGACCACAATCACGCTGCGTCCGCATAAAAAGGTAGCGCTATGGTCCATCGATACGCCGCAGCTTTATCGAATGATCGTTCAGCTCAATAACGAGACGCGGGCAGCCGAGGACCGGAAGTGGTCGACATTTGGCTTCCGCGAGGCCCGCTTCAAGGAGGACGGTTTCTACCTCAACGGAGAACGAGTCCAGTTGATGGGCCTGAATCGCCACCAAACCTTCCCGTTCATTGGCGCTGCCGCACCGGAGAGACTGCAGCGCAAGGATGCCGACATCCTCAAGTACGAGTGCGGCGTGAACATTGCCAGAACATCCCACTATCCGCAGTCACGGCATTTTCTTGATCGGTGCGATGAGATCGGACTGCTGGTATTCGAAGAAATACCGGGTTGGCAGCACATCGGAGATATGGCCTGGCAGGGCCTGGCGCTTCGCGACGTCGAGGCGATGATCCAGCGCGACCACAATCACCCATCGATCATCATGTGGGGCGTGCGCATCAATGAGTCGTGGGACAACACGGAGTTCTATACCAAAACAAATGCACTTGCCAGAAAGTTGGATCCAACCCGGCAGACGGGTGGCGTACGCTTCTTCCTTGGTTCAGAGTTCCTCGAAGATGTCTTTACGTTCAACGACTTCTCAAACACGATTGTCGAACCAGAACACTCCCCGCATCTGGTCACGGAGTACAACGGGCACATGTTCCCGACAAAGCCATGGGATCACGATGCCCGGCGTGTAGAACACGCAATCCGGCACCTGCGGGTACAGGACCGCGCACGCGCGATGGGAGGCGTGAGCGGCGCAATTGGATGGTGCGCATTCGACTATAACACGCATAAGGAATTCGGTGCCGGGGACAGGATCTGCTACCACGGGGTAATGGATATTTTCCGACTGCCGAAGTATGCGATGTATGCCTATCGGACACAACTGGCAGACCCCAGGGTCCAGCCGGTGCTGAAGATCGCATGCAACTGGAAGCCCGGGGACTACAACGAAGGCGGCACCATTCAGCCCATCACTGTATTGACGAACTGCGACTACGTGGAGGCTTACGTCGGCGGAAAGCTTCAGGGCAAGTTCTTCCCTGACAGGGATGACTTCCCGTTCCTGCCGCATCCGCCGATCAAGCTCCACGACCTCGAAATTCGGCTGGCGTTCCCGTGGGGCGACCTGAGAGTGGTTGGCTTTGTCGACGAAAAACCGGCAATCGAACAATCGATCGATTCGGACGGCGTTCCGGCGCGGCTAGTGCTGAGCGTCGATGACAATGAATTGCGCGCGGATGGCGCAGATATGACAAGGGTTGTCTTCAAGATCATCGATAAGTACGGCAATGTGCTGCCTTACGCGGCGGCTGTCGTAACCCTCGACGCGGAAGGCCCGGCTGATCTGTTGGGAGACACTGTTTTCCCGCTCATCGGCGGGCAGGCAGCAATCTATCTTAAGTCGCGACGCGAGACGGGCGAGGTAATCGTCCGGGCGACTACGCCGCGACTGGCACCGGCGCAGGTTACTGTAGGATTGAGGTGAGGAATGAACGTCATATACGAGAAATCCAGCTACATGGGCTGGAATGGCTGTCATAAGCTAAGCAACGGCCTGGTTGATCTGGTGGTGAGCGGTGAATTCGGGCCGCGCGTGCTGCGTTTTGGTTTTTCAGGGGAAGAAAACGTTTTCCTTGAACAATATGAGGCTGCGCGCCAGATACCGGATACCGAATTTAAGCTGGTCGGGGGCCACCGGCTGTGGCATGCGCCCGAAGACCCTCAGCGCACCTATGTTCCAGACAATTCGCCGATCCCAGTGACATATTCGGATGGGGTGCTTTCGATAGTCCTAAAGTCAGAACCGGTCGCACAGATCGAGAAGTCAATTGAGATTTCACTCGACCCGACATCCGCCCGCGCCATCGTGACCCACACGCTGACCAACCGAGGCGTTTGGGCAACCGAGCTGGCTGCATGGGCGCTGTCGGTGATGAAACCAGGCGGGACAGCCCTGCTTCCGCTTCCACCTCGCGCGCCACACGGCCCGTCCAATCTCCTGCCGTCGACAACATTCGTGTTGTGGTCGTACACCGATTTCAGCGATCCCCGCTGGGAATTCACGAGCCGTTCGGTTGCACTCTACGGCGACCCTTCGCGCACGGATGCCCAGAAGATTGGCGTTCCGGTCTCGGAAGGCTGGCTGGCATACTGGCGCGACGGGACGACGTTCGTCAAGCGCATCGACTTTGAGCCTGCGGCCACTTACGCTGACGGCGGATCGTCAGCTGAACTGTTTACTAACGGGCTGTTTCTCGAACTAGAATCGCTCAGTCCGCTCGTAAAACTTGCTCCGGGCGAAAGTGTAGAACACGTCGAGGTCTGGGAACTCACCCGTGATCTGCCCTCGCCGGAGCCCAAGAACGTGAGTGCTTACTTTAGCTGGATCAAAGGTCACGAATAAGGGACTAGCCATGGGACTGCTCGACGACTTCCCACACCGGCGCTATAACCCGCTTACGGGGCAGT
Above is a window of Candidatus Flexicrinis proximus DNA encoding:
- a CDS encoding sugar ABC transporter permease — its product is MLLNGDMKGGRVYKIIFYAPLVLSGPVIGLIWAWVYHPADGLINTILRAAGVGDPPGWLGDRGLTANFAILVAAVWRQVGYVMILYLAGLKNIDPSLVDAALVDGASRWQLFRRVILPMLAPVTTIVMVISIIDSLRSFDLVRIMTNGGADTQVLANMMYVEMEKYDYGLAAAVAVVLFLLTLMPISIYLWRSVKTELEY
- a CDS encoding carbohydrate ABC transporter permease, with protein sequence MRTIATYSFLTVLAALWLVPVLASLLTAVRTMDDITLYGFWTIPRELSFTNFNEAWAQAHVSTYLGNSFIITIPALFFTLLLSSLTAYALARFKFRLNLPIYFMFVAGTLLPFQILLLPVFRLANTFGIYNTYWALIVIHTAFQMGFCTFVLRNFMRTVPSEIFEAAKVDGCSEFKIYWRIMLPLSLPAMASLATLEFTWIFNDYIWAIVLVSKQSLMPATAGLATLRGQYTTNWPVITAGALLSTIPTLIVFVFLQRYFIQGLTLGSGK
- a CDS encoding glycoside hydrolase family 2 protein; translation: MRSSIAFNEGWLYCAQKVVDTLPDNGFVPVTLPHTNVVLPYHNFHDGEYQFDSTYRKRFKLDEKLNGRHVFVDFEGAMTAATVSINGHNFPEHKGGFVPFSLDLTEWLHEEGENLLTVHLDSRERTDIPPFGGTVDYLVFGGIYREVALRIVEPAFIENVFVKPMNVLSDSPYVEVDVTLTNLGESVRELSLYMAFGKLERIEEAEVMSEAPVPVTLPAKSTQTTTITLRPHKKVALWSIDTPQLYRMIVQLNNETRAAEDRKWSTFGFREARFKEDGFYLNGERVQLMGLNRHQTFPFIGAAAPERLQRKDADILKYECGVNIARTSHYPQSRHFLDRCDEIGLLVFEEIPGWQHIGDMAWQGLALRDVEAMIQRDHNHPSIIMWGVRINESWDNTEFYTKTNALARKLDPTRQTGGVRFFLGSEFLEDVFTFNDFSNTIVEPEHSPHLVTEYNGHMFPTKPWDHDARRVEHAIRHLRVQDRARAMGGVSGAIGWCAFDYNTHKEFGAGDRICYHGVMDIFRLPKYAMYAYRTQLADPRVQPVLKIACNWKPGDYNEGGTIQPITVLTNCDYVEAYVGGKLQGKFFPDRDDFPFLPHPPIKLHDLEIRLAFPWGDLRVVGFVDEKPAIEQSIDSDGVPARLVLSVDDNELRADGADMTRVVFKIIDKYGNVLPYAAAVVTLDAEGPADLLGDTVFPLIGGQAAIYLKSRRETGEVIVRATTPRLAPAQVTVGLR